In Streptomyces sp. Li-HN-5-11, the sequence TTCCCTGGTGCTGCGCATGGCGCCGAAGCCGGTCAGCTTCACGAGGATCAGCGACAGCGCGGTGGCGGCCACGACGAGGAAGGACGCGATGGCGCTCGCGTAACCGAAGTCGTAGCTCTTGAAGCCCGCCTCGTACATCAGGTACGGCAGGATCGCCGTGTCCGTGCCCGGGCCGCCCTGGGTGAGGATGAGGACGGTCTCGAAGTACGTCAGCGAGCCGACGATCATCAGCACGCTGGACGTGGTCGCGGTGTTGCGCAGCTGGGGCAGCGTGATCGAGAAGAACTGGCGGTAGCGGCCGGCGCCGTCGATCGCGGCCGCCTGGTGGAGCACGTCGGGGATCTGGCGGGCCCCGCCCTGGTAGATCAGGGTGTGGAAGGGGATGAACTGCCAGCCGCCGACGAAGACGATCGCGAGGAAGGCCCCGGACGTCGAGCCGAGGGTGTCCTTGCGGATGATGCCGAAGTTCGGGTCGAGCAGGGCGTAGAAGAGCAGCGAGATCGCCGTCGAGGACAGCAGGAACGGCACGAAGAAGATCGCCGAGAGGACCGCCCGGTTGCGCTGGCGCCCCGCCGCCCAGACGCCGAGCAGCAGGGACACCACGGTCTGGAACGCCCAGCTGACGACGGTCAGCAGGACGGTGGTGGTGAGGGACTGGGTGAGGCGGTCGTCGTGGATCAGCTTCTGCCAGTTGGCGAGGCCGACCGGCTGCGGGTCGCCCAGGCCGTTCCACTTGGTGAAGGACAGGTAGAAGGCCAGCACCATCGGGACGACGGCGAAGAAGGCGAAGAACAGGACGCCGGGCAGCACCCAGACGGCGTGCGGGCGCCCTGCCTTCGCGGCGGCGCTCGCGCTCACTTCAGGCCCTTGAGAGCGGAGACGAACTGGCTCGGCGTCGACTTCCCGACGAACAGCTTGTTGATCTCGGTGAGCATCGGCGTCGAGACGCTCGGGTCGACGGCCTGGTCCCAGCTCAGGGTGAAGGCCGGGGCCTGCTGCACCATCTGGTACTGGAACTTGGCGAACTCCGGGTTGGGGGAGGCGTCCAGCAGCTTGGCCGCGTTGGACGTGGTTGGGATGTCGCCGTTGGCGATCAGGTCCTTGGCGTACGCCTCCGAGGCGCAGTCGCGCAGGAACGCGATCGCCGCGTCCTTGTTGGAGGTACGGGCGTTCACGGACCAGTAGTTGGTGGGGTTGCCGACGACGTTGCGGATGTCGCCGGAGCCGCCCTCGTACTTCGGGAAGGCACACCAGCCCAGGTTCTTCTTCGCGAAGTCCGGGAACTTGCCGAGCTGCGTGGAGTACTCCCACGAGCCCATCAGGTGCATCGCCGCCCTGCCCTTGGCGAAGACCGCGGGGGCGCCGCCGTTGACGTACGACACGGAGCTGAAGCCCTTGCCGAAGGCGCCGCCGTCGATGAGCTGCTTGACCGTCTCGGCCGCCCTGAGGACCGCCGGGTCTCCCCAGCCGGAGGAGTCGCCGTTCTTGATCTTGTCGAAGACGCCGGGGCCGCCGATGCGGTCGACCAGGTACTCCAGCCACATCAGTTCCGGCCAGATGTCGGCGCCGCCGAGGGCGAAGGGGGTGATGCCCGCCTTCTGCAGCTTGCCGTTGATGTCGAGCAACTGGTCCCAGGTGGTGGGCGGCTGGAGGTTGTGTTCGGCGAAGACCGACTTGTTGTAGAAGAGGATCACGGGCTGCATGCCGCGCATCGGTATGCCGTAGTTCTTGCCGCTCAGCGCGCCCGCCGCGAGGACGGAGGGCAGGAAGCCGTTCTTGAGGACCGGGTCGGAGGCGATGGTGTCGGTGAGGTCGACGAGCTGGTTGGCCTCCTTGTAGGCCTTGATCGAGCCGCCGCCCCAGTTGAAGAACACGTCGGGGGCGTTGGGCGAGCCCATCGCCGTGCGCAGCTTGGCGGGGTAGTCGCTGCCGGGCACCTTCTCCAGCTTGACCTTGCCGCCCGCCTTCTTGGCCGCGGCCGAGGCGTTGAACCGGTCGACCGCCTTGACCTGCACCTTCACCGCGTCGTCGCCGTACGTGAAGGCCGTGATCGTGCCGCTTGAGCCGCCGGAGCCGCTGCCGGAACCGCAGGCGGTGAGACCGGCGGCCGAGACGAGGGTGGTGGCGCCGGCACCGAGGAACCAACGCCTGCTGTAGGACTGCATCTTTCGGCACCTCGTTTTCCGAGTGGGGCAGAGTTCTTGGGTCGGGCGAACGCACGAAGCACTGCGAATGTTTCGTATGAAGGATCGAATGTTCCGGGACGCTATGGCCGTCGAGGGGCTTCGTCAAGAGGTCGCGCAGAGATACGATCGCCGCCATGAAGCCGACGAAGCCCGCAGAAACACAGACCGCCACGCTCGCCGAAATCGCCCGCGAGGCCGGCGTGTCGGCTCCGACTGTTTCGAAGGTCCTCAACGGGCGCGCCGACGTCGCCCCGGCGACCCGCACCCGTGTCGAGGAGCTGCTGCGCGCTCACGGATACCGGCGCCGGCGGGCCGAGGCGAGCCGCTCCCCGCTGATCGACCTGGTCTTCCACGAGCTGGAGAGCGCCTGGGCGATGGAGGTCATCCGGGGCGTGGAGAACGTGGCGCGGGACGCCGGCCTCAGCGTCGTGCTCTCGGAGAGCGCGGGCCGGCTCACTCCCGGACGCACCTGGGCCGACCAGGTCGCCGCCCGCCGCCCGCACGGTGTGATCCTCGTGCTGTCCGGGCTCGACGAGTCCCAGCGGGCGCTGCTGACCAGCCGTTCCATCCCGTTCGTGGTGATGGACCCGGCCGGCGACCCCGGCGCCGACGTGCCCTCGATCGGCGCGACCAACTGGCAGGGCGGCCTCGCGGCCACCCGGCACCTGGTCGAGCTGGGGCACACCCGCATCGGCGCGATCAGCGGGCCGTCGCGGATGATGTGCAGCCGCGCCCGCGTCGACGGCTACCGGGCCGCGCTGGAGACGGCGGGGCTGCCGGTGGACGCGTCACTGATCGTGACCGGCGACTTCCACCACGAGGCCGGCTACCGGCTCGGTCTGCAGCTGCTGCGCCGCGAGGACCGGCCGACCGCCGTGTTCGCGGGCAACGACCTGCAGGCGCTCGGCCTGTACGAGGCGGCCCGGGAGCTGGGGCTGCGCATCCCGGAGGACCTGAGCGTGGTCGGCTTCGACGACCTGCCGGTGGCGCGCTGGGTGGGGCCGCCGCTGACGACCGTACGGCAGCCGCTGACGGAGATGGCGGAGGCGGCGGCGAAGCTGGTGCTCGACCTCGGGCGCGAGGAGGAGTCGCCGGTCGCCACCCGCGTGGAGCTGGCGACGAGCCTGGTGGTGCGCAGCAGCACGGCCGCTCCGCCGCCCGTGGCGTAGGTCCTGCCGGCGGATTCCCGCCTGCCCCGCGGCGTCTGGCACGCGCGCCCGCCGCGTTGCCGAACCGCCCACGCGCATGTGACGACAGGATCTCCCCGCTGCCCCGGTGGCCGGAAGGTGACGTATTGACCACTGTGGCGCGGGCCTCCACACTCCTCCGCAGTCAATCGGTTGCACAACCGAAACTTTCGGAGGCCCCGCCATGAGAACCTCCAGAAGTACCACCACCACCAGAACCTTCCGGGCGCCCGGGATCCCGTTACGGAAACGGATCGCGGCGCTGCTCACCGGTGCCGTCTCCGTCGCCGCCCTGGTCGGCGCCGGTGCCACGACCGCCCACGCCGCCGACACCCCGCTGCGCGACCTAGCCGCCGCCCAGGGCAAGGTCATCGGCACGGCGGTCACCGGCTCCAAGCTCACCGGCGCCTACGGTGACATCGCCGGTGCGCAGTTCAGCTCGCTGACGCCCGGCAACGCCATGAAGTGGGGCACGGTCGAGCCGACCCAGGGCTCCTTCAACTGGTCCGAGGCCGACCAGATCGTCGCCTTCGCCCAGGCCCACCACCAGCAGGTCCGCGGCCACACGCTGGTCTGGCACAACCAGAACCCGAACTGGCTGACGAACGGCTCCTGGACCCCGGCCCAGCTCAGCAGCCTGCTGCAGAACCACATCACCACCGAGGTCACCCGCTACAAGGGGAAGATCGCCGCCTGGGACGTGGTCAACGAGGCGTTCAACGAGGATGGCACCTACCGCCCCACCCTCTGGTACGACAACCTCGGCGCGGACTACATCGCCAACGCCCTGACCTGGGCGCACGCCGCCGACCCGGCCGCCAAGCTGTACATCAACGACTACAACGTCGAGGGCGTGAACGCCAAGAGCACCGCCCTGTACAACCTGGTCAAGTCGCTGAAGCAGCGCGGAGTTCCGATCGACGGTGTGGGGCTGCAGGCCCACCTGATCCTCGGCCAGGTTCCCGCCACCCTCCAGCAGAACATCCAGCGCTTCGCCGACCTCGGGGTCGACGTGGCGATCACCGAGCTGGACGTGCGGATGCAACTTCCGGCCACCGCCGCGTCGCTCACGCAGCAGAAGGCGGACTTCAAGTCGGTCGTGGGCGCCTGCGCGGCCGTGACCCGCTGTGTCAACGTCACCGTCTGGGGCTTCACCGACTCCGACTCCTGGGTGCCGAGCACCTTCCCGGGCTACGGGGCGGCGACACCGTACGACGAGAACTACAACCCCAAGCCCGCCTACTACGGCATCGCCGAGGCGCTGGGCGGCGGCACGAGCACCCCGCCACCGCCGCCCGGCGGGGCGTGCACGGCGACGTACAGCGTCTCCAGCCAGTGGAACGACGGCTTCACGGGCCAGGTCCGCATCGCCTGCTCGGGCGCGTCGCTGTCGTCCTGGAAGGTGAGCTGGAGCTACGGCGCCGGACAGCGGATCACCCAGGCCTGGAACGCTGTCTGCACCCAGTCGGGCGCGGTGGTGACCTGCCAGAACGCCTCCTACAACGGGACGGTTCCGGACGGCGGTGCGGTGACGTTCGGGTTCAACGCCTCGTGGAGCGGCAGCAATCCGGTGCCCACGGTGACGCTGGGCTGATGATCCGGCGAACAGGTTCGGAGATGCCGGTGCTGCCCGCCCCGTCCGACCCCAACCGTGTGGTGGCGAAGGAACCGGCGGCAAGCGGGCTGTGGGCGTCACCGCGCTGAGGAAGACCGCTGAAGAGACCGCTGAAGAGATCGTCGAAAAGATCGCTGCAAAAATTCTCGAAGAAGTCCGGGAGCGTGTCGATTCCGGTGTCTCCCGGTCGACGCACGGGTGAGAGGCGGGGACGGACCCCGCCGGCCGACCCAGAGGAGTCACCATGCCGCGCTACCTGTCACTCGTGAAGATCGACGAGGCCACCGCACCCGCCGAGGGCCCCAGCCCCGAGCTGATGCAGCGGATGGGGGAGCTGATCGAGGAGATCACCAAGGCCGGCGTCATGCTCGACACCGCCGGGCTCACCCCGTCCGCGCAGGGCACCCGGGTGCACTGGGAGGGCGGGAAGATCTCCGTCACCGACGGGCCCTTCACCGAGTCCAAGGAGGTCGTCGGCGGCTATGCGCTCATGCAGTGCAAGGACATGGCCGAGGCGATCGAGTGGACCAAGCGGTTCCTCAAGACCCACGAGGAGTACTGGACGGTCACCTGCGAGGTCAGGGAGATCGCCGAGGGCTGATGTTCCGCTTGGCCTGCGGCCGAGAGCGGTGTTGCATGGTGGGTTGTGCACACGCAACCCACCGGGGGCACCGGTGCCACCGAGGCCGCCGGTGCCCTGGAGACCGTCTTCCGCCTGGAGTCGCCCCGCGTCGTCGCAGCCGTCGCCCGGATCGTGCGGGACGTCGGCATAGCCGAGGAGCTGACGCAGGACGCCCTGGTCGCCGCGCTGGAGCAGTGGCCCCGGGACGGCGTGCCGGACAACCCCGGAGCCTGGCTCACGGCCACCGCCCGGCACCGCGCCGTCGACCTGGTGCGGCGCCGGGAGAACTACGCCCGCAAGCTCCGGGAGATCGGCCGGAGCCTGGAGACCACGGTCCCCGCCGTGGAACCCGCCGCACCCGACGACATCGACGACGACCTGCTGCGCCTGGTCTTCACCACCTGCCACCCGGTCCTGTCCGCCGAGGCCCGCACCGCCCTCACCCTGCGGCTGCTCGGCGGCCTGACCACGGCCGAGATCGCCCGGGCCTTCCTCACCCCCGAGCCGACCGTCGCCCAGCGCATCGTCCGCGCCAAGCGCACGCTCGCGACCAGGAACGTCGCCTTCGAGGTGCCGTACGGCCCGGACCGCGAGGCCCGCCTCGGGTCGGTCCTGGACGTCATCTACCTGATCTTCAACGAGGGTTACGCCGCCACGGCCGGTGACGACTGGCTGCGTCCCGGCCTGTGCGAGGACGCGCTGCGTCTGGCCCGTCTGCTGTCCGGCCTGATGCCCAAGGAGCCGGAGGTCCACGGGCTGACCGCCCTGCTGGAGTTCCAGGCGTCCCGCGCCGCCGCCCGCGCCGGCCCGCACGGCGAGCCGGTCCTGCTCAGGGACCAGAACCGCCGCCGCTGGAACCGCATGCTCATCGCCCGCGGCATCACCGCCCTCGCCCGCGCGGAGGCCACGGTCACCGGCGCCCCCGGACCCTACGTCCTCCAGGCCGCCATCGCCGCCTGCCACGCGCACGCCTACGGCTACGAGGAGACCGACTGGCCGGCCATCGTGACCCTGTACGGCCTGCTGGCGGCCCGGTCGCCGTCTCCCATCGTGGAGTTGAACCGCGCGGTCGCCGTGTCGATGGCGGACGGCCCCGGGCCCGCCCTGGCACTCGTCGACGCCCTCGCCGCCGAACCCGCCCTGCGCGACTACCACTTGCTGCCCAGCGTCCGCGCCGACCTGCTGGCCCGCCTCGGCCGTACGGCGGAGGCCCGCCCGGAGTTCGAGCGGGCGGCGTCCCTCACCCGCAACGAACGCGAACGGCAGTTGCTGCTGAGACGGGCCGCCGAGTGCGACTGAGGGACGGCGGCCGATCACCCGTTCGGATGATCAACATGCGAGAGGCCACGCGGCGGGGCGGGGCTTCATAGCGTTACGGCTGTCGCTTGTGCCGTAGTGGCGCTCCCGCCCACACTTCAAGGAGGAGGTGCTTCAACGATGACCGCTCTCGCAGAAGAGGTGGCCCCGGTGGTGGCAGAAAAGCCGGTTTCCGAGCCGGTTTCCGATCTGGACGAGGTCCTGTGGCAGGCGTGGAAGGCCATGGATCTCCCCGAGGGCTACCGCGCCGAGATCATCGAGGGAGCCATCGAGGTGTCGCCTACTGGTCGTCGTCGTCATGGCGTACTCGTCAACCGCCTTCGGCGGGCGCTTGACGCTCATCTGTCACGCAGCGGGTATGCAGCTCACCAGGATGTCAATGTCATCCACCGCCACAAATCCTGGATCCCCGACCTCTTCATCGCTCCCCTCGACCTCGACGAGATCCCCGACGAGGAGGGCCTCGGTGTGGACGCCGCCGGTGTGAAGATGGTCATCGAGGTGACCTCGCCGGGGCACCGGAACCTCCAGCGCGACCGTGTCCGCAAGCACCGTGAGTACGCCCGGGCGGGAATCCCGGTGTACGTGATCGTCGACGACTTCGACGACGACGGAGCCGTGGTCGTCCTGACGTCCCCCGACCAGAAGAAGGCCAGGTACACCGACGAGCACCGGGTCCCCTACGGCACCGACGCGGTGATTCCGGAGGGCCCGGCCAAGGGCTTCGCGGTGGGCAAGGAGATCGTCGCCTCCTGAGCGGCGTCAGCCGGCCGGGTGGCCGAGCAGCATGGTCGGGGCCCCCGCGACCCGGGTGAGGAAGACCGTGGCGGAGCGGGGCCCCTGGGGTTTGACCTTCCGGCGCAGCTCCTCCGGCTCGACCGCCGAGCCGCGCTTCTTCACGGTCAGGGTGCCGACCTCGCGCTCCCGTAGCAGGGCCTTCAACCGCTTGACGTTGAAGGGAAGGTGGTCGGTGATCTCGTAGGCGTGCGCGTAGGGGGTGGGACGGAACGCGTCGGCGGTGACGTACGCGATCGTCTCGTCCAGGAGGCCGCCGTCGAGTTCCTCGGCGACCTCGGCGACCAGGTGGGCGCGGATGACGGCGCCGTCGGGTTCGTAGAGGTAGCGGCCCAGGGGCCGGACTCGGGGGTTCGGCAGGCCGCGGCCATTCAGGGTGCGCGGGCCGGGCAGCAGCGTGGCCCGCACCAGTCCCGGCTCGGTGCCGAACCACAGCACCGCCTCCTTCACGTCCCCGCCGTCGGAGATCCACTCGGCCTCGGCCTGCGGCGGAACCGCCTCGTGGGGGATCCCGGGGGCGATCTTCAGGGCGGCGCGCGGCGCCTTGAGGGCCGTGTCGACGGCCCAGGAGAGCGGGGGTGAGTACGCCTCCGGGTCGAAGATCCGCCCGCGACCACCCCTCCTGGCCGGATCCACGAACACGGCGTCGAAGGCGGACGTGTCCACCTCCGTCACGTCCGCCTCCCGCACCTCGATCAGGTCCGCGAGTCCCAGGGCTTCCGCGTTCGCCCGGGCCGCGGCGGCCGTCTGCGGGTCCCGGTCCACGGCGAGGACGCGGATCCCGGCGCGGGCGAGGGCGATCGCGTCGCCGCCGATACCGCAGCACAGGTCGGCGAGCGAGGTGACACCCATCGCCTTCAGCCGCTGCGCCCGGTACGCCGCCACGCTCGCCCGCGTCGACTGCTCCACCCCGTTCGGGGTGAAGAACATCCGCTCGGCGTCCTCGGCCGCGAACTTCGCCGCCGCCCGCTGCCGCAGCCGCGCCTGCCCGAGCGCGGCCGACACCAGTTCGGCGGGGTGCTCGCGGCGCAGCCGCGTGGCGACGGCGAGTTCGCCGGCCGGGTCGGTGCCGCGCACCTCGTCGAGGAGGGCGCGGCCTTCGGGGGTGAGGAGGGCGGCGAGGTCGTTCACCGGCTCATTGTGGGCCAGTCGGTGGATGGTGCGCTTCCGGTCGCGGTGTCGGCCCGGGTTCGGGGTGGGGGCCTGGGAGGATCCGGCGCCATGAGAGTAGTACTACAAAATGACAAAAATGCCGCACAGCGGAAAGTGACCGCGCACCAGAAGAACACCGCGTATCGGACCATCGGTGTCCGTGCCGGTGTCGCCGCACTCGCCGTCGCCGCCCTCGCCTCCGGCTGTGCGCAGCCGGACACCCAGGCTCCGCCGGCGGCCCACGGCGGGCAGCGCCTCCAGGCGCCCCCGGCCCGCGCCCTCGACTCCTACGCCACGCGCCTGCGGGCCTCCTACCTGGCCCGTGCGGCGGCCGCGAAGCGCTGGGGGCTCAAGCAGGTCCCGCTGGCACCCCCGGCGCCGCCGGCGACGAAACCGATGATCACCGCCCGCAGGGGCTTCGAGGTGGACCACCAGGAGGACTGGAACCTGCCCCCGGTCTTCACCACGATCCCCACCAAGGACAAGGTCGTCTTCCTCACCATCGACGACGGCGCGGAGAAGGACCCGGCGTTCCTGCGGATGATGAACGACCTGAAGATCCCGTACACCGCGTTCCTCAGCAACTACCTCATCAAGGACGACTACGGCTACTTCCGGAGGATGCAGGCCTCCGGGGTCACCCTCAACAACCACACCCTGCACCACCCCTACCTGCCGGCCCTGTCCTACGAGGAGCAGAAGCACGAGATCTGCGACATGCAGGACATCATGCAGAAGCAGTTCGGCAAGCGCCCCACGGTCATGCGCTTTCCCTACGGCAACTACAACCAGGACAGCCTGCGCGCCGCCAAGTCCTGCGGCATCAGGTACGCGCCGATCTGGAACGAGGAGGTGTACGTCGACCACTGGGAGTACCGCGAGGACGACCAGCGGATGCGCCGCGGCGACATCGTCCTGACCCACTTCCGTGGCCGCGCCGACTGGAACGGCACGATGGTCGACGACATGCGCCGGTTCCTGAACAAGGTCACGGCGGAGGGGTATGCGGTGGCCCGGCTGGAGGACTACCTGTGAGGCGGCGGCTGCGGCGCACGGCCGCGGCCCTCCTCACGGCCGTCCTGCTGACCGGCTGTGCCCCGTCCGTCGACCCCATCGAGCGGCTGGGCCGGAAGGCGGCCCAGCGGGTACGGCCGCAGAGCCCGCCCGCGGAGCAGGCGTACCGCCGCTGGGGCCTCACGGCCCCGCTGTCCGCACCGCCGAGACGGCCGGCCCACCCGTTCCGGCTCGCCTCCAGTGCCTCGGCGCACGCGCTGCCCCCGGTGGCGGACCACATCGCCACGACCGACCCGGTCGTCTTCCTCACCTACGACGACGGGGCGGAGAACGACCCGCGGTTCGTCGACATGGTCCGTGAACTGCGGCTCCCGGTCAGCATGTTCCTCACGGACAGTGCCGTGGGACCGGGGTATGGGCACTTCGCGCGCCTGCGGTCGGCCGGCGCCGACCTCCAGAACCACACCCTCGACCATCCCTCCCTGCGCGGCCTGCCCTACGCCGGCCAGCGCGCCGAGATCTGCGGCCAGCGCGACAGACTCCGCGCCCGCTTCGGCGTCCGCCCCCGCCTCTTCCGCCCGCCCTACGGCGCGTACGACAGGACGACGCTGCGCGCCGCCGCCGACTGCGGGGTCACGGCGGTCGTCCTGTGGCGCGCCGCCACGAGGGACACCGGCCTGCACTTCACCCACGGCCCGCACCGGCTCCGTCCGGGTGACATCCTCCTCGTCGCCTCGGACGACGACGACCTCGACGGCCCCGCCCTCCGCGAACGCACGACCCGCCTGCTCCGCAGAATCCAGGCGGAGGGCCTGACGGTGGGCCGCCTGCAGGACTACTGGTGACCCCAGGCGGTGAAAACAGCCCGTCCGGCGTTTGAGGACGAGGCCGTTCAGGCCGAAGCGGGGGTCTGGGGGCGGCAGCCCCCAGGGACGGTCACGCCAAGGAACGGCACCTTGCGCAGACGCGGCTCAGAAAGGCACTCCCGGCCGACGCGCCGCGAGGCAATTGGCACTCCGCTTGACCGAGTGCTAACGACGGTCATAGTCTCGGGTCTGGCACTCCCCCCCGGAGAGTGCCAACACAGCGACGGGCAGGTCCGGCACCCGCGACGACGGATCGACCTGGTCGCCACCTCAGACAGTTAACCCCGTGAGATCTCCGAAGGGGGAGGTCGGATCGTGACGACCGCCAGCTCCAAGGTTGCCATCAAGCCGCTCGAGGACCGCATCGTGGTCCAGCCGCTGGACGCCGAGCAGACCACGGCCTCTGGCCTGGTCATCCCGGACACCGCCAAGGAGAAGCCCCAGGAGGGCGTCGTCCTGGCCGTGGGCCCGGGCCGTTTCGAGGAGGGCAACCGCCTTCCGCTCGACGTCAACGTCGGCGATGTCGTGCTCTACAGCAAGTACGGCGGCACCGAGGTGAAGTACAACAACGAGGAGTACCTCGTCCTCTCCGCTCGCGACGTGCTCGCGATCATCGAGAAGTAATCGCATCACCTCGAGCATTCCTGCTGTGAGCTGCGCCCCTGGCCCCCGCGACCAATAAGAAGCCGGGCGCCCGGGGCGCAGTCTGTTTTTTCACCCTAGATTTCCGAGAGGGCTCCCGCTGCCATGGCGAAGATCCTGAAGTTCGACGAGGACGCCCGTCGCGCCCTCGAGCGCGGCGTCAACAAGCTCGCCGACACGGTGAAGGTGACGATCGGCCCCAAGGGCCGCAACGTCGTCATCGACAAGAAGTTCGGCGCCCCCACCATCACCAACGACGGCGTCACCATCGCCCGTGAGGTCGAGATCGAGGACCCGTACGAGAACCTCGGCGCCCAGCTGGTGAAGGAGGTGGCGACCAAGACCAACGACATCGCGGGTGACGGCACCACCACCGCCACCGTGCTCGCCCAGGCGCTGGTGCGCGAGGGCCTGAAGAATGTCGCCGCCGGCGCCTCCCCGGCCGCCCTGAAGAAGGGCATCGACGCCGCGGTCAAGGCCGTCTCGGACGACCTGCTCGCCTCGGCCCGCCCGATCGACGAGAAGTCCGACATCGCCGCCGTCGCCGCGCTGTCCGCCCAGGACCAGCAGGTCGGCGAGCTGATCGCCGAGGCGATGGACAAGGTGGGCAAGGACGGTGTCATCA encodes:
- a CDS encoding LacI family DNA-binding transcriptional regulator, which encodes MKPTKPAETQTATLAEIAREAGVSAPTVSKVLNGRADVAPATRTRVEELLRAHGYRRRRAEASRSPLIDLVFHELESAWAMEVIRGVENVARDAGLSVVLSESAGRLTPGRTWADQVAARRPHGVILVLSGLDESQRALLTSRSIPFVVMDPAGDPGADVPSIGATNWQGGLAATRHLVELGHTRIGAISGPSRMMCSRARVDGYRAALETAGLPVDASLIVTGDFHHEAGYRLGLQLLRREDRPTAVFAGNDLQALGLYEAARELGLRIPEDLSVVGFDDLPVARWVGPPLTTVRQPLTEMAEAAAKLVLDLGREEESPVATRVELATSLVVRSSTAAPPPVA
- a CDS encoding class I SAM-dependent methyltransferase, whose protein sequence is MNDLAALLTPEGRALLDEVRGTDPAGELAVATRLRREHPAELVSAALGQARLRQRAAAKFAAEDAERMFFTPNGVEQSTRASVAAYRAQRLKAMGVTSLADLCCGIGGDAIALARAGIRVLAVDRDPQTAAAARANAEALGLADLIEVREADVTEVDTSAFDAVFVDPARRGGRGRIFDPEAYSPPLSWAVDTALKAPRAALKIAPGIPHEAVPPQAEAEWISDGGDVKEAVLWFGTEPGLVRATLLPGPRTLNGRGLPNPRVRPLGRYLYEPDGAVIRAHLVAEVAEELDGGLLDETIAYVTADAFRPTPYAHAYEITDHLPFNVKRLKALLREREVGTLTVKKRGSAVEPEELRRKVKPQGPRSATVFLTRVAGAPTMLLGHPAG
- a CDS encoding sigma-70 family RNA polymerase sigma factor → MHTQPTGGTGATEAAGALETVFRLESPRVVAAVARIVRDVGIAEELTQDALVAALEQWPRDGVPDNPGAWLTATARHRAVDLVRRRENYARKLREIGRSLETTVPAVEPAAPDDIDDDLLRLVFTTCHPVLSAEARTALTLRLLGGLTTAEIARAFLTPEPTVAQRIVRAKRTLATRNVAFEVPYGPDREARLGSVLDVIYLIFNEGYAATAGDDWLRPGLCEDALRLARLLSGLMPKEPEVHGLTALLEFQASRAAARAGPHGEPVLLRDQNRRRWNRMLIARGITALARAEATVTGAPGPYVLQAAIAACHAHAYGYEETDWPAIVTLYGLLAARSPSPIVELNRAVAVSMADGPGPALALVDALAAEPALRDYHLLPSVRADLLARLGRTAEARPEFERAASLTRNERERQLLLRRAAECD
- a CDS encoding polysaccharide deacetylase family protein, whose protein sequence is MRVVLQNDKNAAQRKVTAHQKNTAYRTIGVRAGVAALAVAALASGCAQPDTQAPPAAHGGQRLQAPPARALDSYATRLRASYLARAAAAKRWGLKQVPLAPPAPPATKPMITARRGFEVDHQEDWNLPPVFTTIPTKDKVVFLTIDDGAEKDPAFLRMMNDLKIPYTAFLSNYLIKDDYGYFRRMQASGVTLNNHTLHHPYLPALSYEEQKHEICDMQDIMQKQFGKRPTVMRFPYGNYNQDSLRAAKSCGIRYAPIWNEEVYVDHWEYREDDQRMRRGDIVLTHFRGRADWNGTMVDDMRRFLNKVTAEGYAVARLEDYL
- a CDS encoding Uma2 family endonuclease — its product is MTALAEEVAPVVAEKPVSEPVSDLDEVLWQAWKAMDLPEGYRAEIIEGAIEVSPTGRRRHGVLVNRLRRALDAHLSRSGYAAHQDVNVIHRHKSWIPDLFIAPLDLDEIPDEEGLGVDAAGVKMVIEVTSPGHRNLQRDRVRKHREYARAGIPVYVIVDDFDDDGAVVVLTSPDQKKARYTDEHRVPYGTDAVIPEGPAKGFAVGKEIVAS
- a CDS encoding polysaccharide deacetylase family protein — encoded protein: MRRRLRRTAAALLTAVLLTGCAPSVDPIERLGRKAAQRVRPQSPPAEQAYRRWGLTAPLSAPPRRPAHPFRLASSASAHALPPVADHIATTDPVVFLTYDDGAENDPRFVDMVRELRLPVSMFLTDSAVGPGYGHFARLRSAGADLQNHTLDHPSLRGLPYAGQRAEICGQRDRLRARFGVRPRLFRPPYGAYDRTTLRAAADCGVTAVVLWRAATRDTGLHFTHGPHRLRPGDILLVASDDDDLDGPALRERTTRLLRRIQAEGLTVGRLQDYW
- a CDS encoding carbohydrate ABC transporter permease, with the protein product MPGVLFFAFFAVVPMVLAFYLSFTKWNGLGDPQPVGLANWQKLIHDDRLTQSLTTTVLLTVVSWAFQTVVSLLLGVWAAGRQRNRAVLSAIFFVPFLLSSTAISLLFYALLDPNFGIIRKDTLGSTSGAFLAIVFVGGWQFIPFHTLIYQGGARQIPDVLHQAAAIDGAGRYRQFFSITLPQLRNTATTSSVLMIVGSLTYFETVLILTQGGPGTDTAILPYLMYEAGFKSYDFGYASAIASFLVVAATALSLILVKLTGFGAMRSTREGM
- a CDS encoding YciI family protein; the encoded protein is MPRYLSLVKIDEATAPAEGPSPELMQRMGELIEEITKAGVMLDTAGLTPSAQGTRVHWEGGKISVTDGPFTESKEVVGGYALMQCKDMAEAIEWTKRFLKTHEEYWTVTCEVREIAEG
- a CDS encoding extracellular solute-binding protein, producing the protein MQSYSRRWFLGAGATTLVSAAGLTACGSGSGSGGSSGTITAFTYGDDAVKVQVKAVDRFNASAAAKKAGGKVKLEKVPGSDYPAKLRTAMGSPNAPDVFFNWGGGSIKAYKEANQLVDLTDTIASDPVLKNGFLPSVLAAGALSGKNYGIPMRGMQPVILFYNKSVFAEHNLQPPTTWDQLLDINGKLQKAGITPFALGGADIWPELMWLEYLVDRIGGPGVFDKIKNGDSSGWGDPAVLRAAETVKQLIDGGAFGKGFSSVSYVNGGAPAVFAKGRAAMHLMGSWEYSTQLGKFPDFAKKNLGWCAFPKYEGGSGDIRNVVGNPTNYWSVNARTSNKDAAIAFLRDCASEAYAKDLIANGDIPTTSNAAKLLDASPNPEFAKFQYQMVQQAPAFTLSWDQAVDPSVSTPMLTEINKLFVGKSTPSQFVSALKGLK
- a CDS encoding endo-1,4-beta-xylanase; amino-acid sequence: MRTSRSTTTTRTFRAPGIPLRKRIAALLTGAVSVAALVGAGATTAHAADTPLRDLAAAQGKVIGTAVTGSKLTGAYGDIAGAQFSSLTPGNAMKWGTVEPTQGSFNWSEADQIVAFAQAHHQQVRGHTLVWHNQNPNWLTNGSWTPAQLSSLLQNHITTEVTRYKGKIAAWDVVNEAFNEDGTYRPTLWYDNLGADYIANALTWAHAADPAAKLYINDYNVEGVNAKSTALYNLVKSLKQRGVPIDGVGLQAHLILGQVPATLQQNIQRFADLGVDVAITELDVRMQLPATAASLTQQKADFKSVVGACAAVTRCVNVTVWGFTDSDSWVPSTFPGYGAATPYDENYNPKPAYYGIAEALGGGTSTPPPPPGGACTATYSVSSQWNDGFTGQVRIACSGASLSSWKVSWSYGAGQRITQAWNAVCTQSGAVVTCQNASYNGTVPDGGAVTFGFNASWSGSNPVPTVTLG